Proteins from one Sporohalobacter salinus genomic window:
- the hutG gene encoding formimidoylglutamase, whose protein sequence is MDFDECYQPIDEKIWQGRVDDTGDFTAFRWHQWIDSIDLTNKVLDPINNQERGFCFLGFCGDQGVNRNGGRVGAAKGPASIRKELANLPVRFGRETKLFDAGNIKCLDSAMERQQKSLELAVEKILDLNLFPLVLGGGHEIALGHYNGLLNSKLEEDRNPQIGIINFDAHFDLRPYPNGGNSGTMFRQIADQCQADEIDYSYLCVGIQKCGNTVNLFQTADELGVEYILAEDITDFNTLDILNTLDDYIRQNDYIYLTICSDVFSSAFAPGVSSIQPLGIEPELALNLIKYIMKSKKVISCDIAEVSPRFDQDSSTAKLAAIILFAIVNTLVGEE, encoded by the coding sequence TATCAGCCAATAGATGAAAAGATTTGGCAGGGTAGGGTTGATGATACTGGTGACTTTACTGCCTTTAGATGGCATCAATGGATAGATTCAATAGATTTAACTAACAAAGTTTTAGATCCTATTAATAATCAAGAGAGAGGATTCTGTTTTTTAGGTTTTTGTGGAGATCAAGGAGTAAATCGGAATGGGGGACGAGTTGGAGCAGCAAAAGGACCTGCAAGTATTAGAAAAGAGTTAGCTAATTTGCCGGTGAGATTTGGTCGCGAGACTAAATTATTTGATGCTGGTAATATTAAATGTTTAGATTCTGCAATGGAAAGGCAGCAGAAGTCTTTAGAGTTAGCAGTAGAGAAAATATTAGATCTTAATTTATTTCCGCTTGTTTTGGGCGGGGGACATGAGATAGCTTTAGGCCATTATAATGGATTATTGAATTCAAAGCTTGAAGAAGATCGGAATCCCCAAATAGGTATAATTAATTTTGATGCCCATTTTGATCTACGCCCTTATCCCAATGGTGGAAATTCAGGAACAATGTTTAGACAGATTGCTGATCAATGTCAAGCAGATGAAATTGATTATTCTTATTTATGTGTTGGAATTCAAAAGTGTGGTAATACGGTTAATTTATTTCAAACTGCTGATGAATTAGGAGTAGAATATATATTGGCCGAGGATATCACTGATTTTAATACTTTAGATATATTGAATACTTTAGATGATTACATCAGACAGAATGATTATATTTATCTTACTATTTGTTCTGATGTATTTTCTTCAGCTTTTGCACCAGGAGTAAGTTCTATTCAGCCTTTAGGTATCGAACCAGAACTTGCTCTTAACTTGATTAAATATATAATGAAATCCAAAAAAGTTATAAGCTGTGATATTGCTGAGGTTTCTCCTAGATTTGATCAGGATAGTTCTACAGCTAAATTAGCTGCTATTATTCTTTTTGCAATTGTTAATACTTTAGTGGGAGAGGAATGA